Within the Gammaproteobacteria bacterium genome, the region AGCGACCTCGTGCGACCCGGTGTTGCCATTGCCGTGAACGGTTTCTGGGCGCCGGGCGATGAACCGGTTACCGTTAACTGGACAACATCGGATGAACTCGCCGACGTTGCCGGGCAAAGTACCTTCCAATCCAACCGGGTCTGGGTGGAACCCGCGGACCAGGCATAACTGGAGACCTGACATGAACGACGATTCAAAGCCGGTAACGTTGATTACCGGCGCCAGCAAGGGAATCGGGCGCGCCTGCGCCGACCTGTTGGCCGCACGTAATCACCACGTGGTTGGCCTGGCACGCCATCAACCCGAGGACTTCCCGGGCGACTTTCACTGTGTCGACCTCGGTGACCGCCAGGCGCTCGACGCGATGCTGGAAAACCTGTGCCAGCAATATGCCTTCGGCGGCCTGGTCAACAACGCCGGTATCGTTGGCCCCGAATTGATCGAAAATATCGATCTCGATATCGTCGATGCGGTGTTTCAGGTCAACCTGGGAGCCGCGATGCAATGCGTCAAGTTTTGCCTGCCCGCGATGAAACAGCAACATCGCGGACGTATCGTCAATATATCCAGCGAGCTTGCACTGGGCCTGCCGACCCGCACGGCTTACGGCGGCTCGAAGGCGGCATTGATCAGCATGACGCGTACCTGGGCGCTCGAGCTGGCGCGCGATGCCATTACCGTCAACGCGGTGGCGCCGGGGCCTGTCGATACCGAGTTTTTCCGCTCCAACAATCCCGAGGGCAGTTCCGAACGCGAGCGCAAACTACAACGGATACCGTTGGGCCGTTTCGCGACTGCCGAAGATATCGCCCGATCGGTTGCCTTTTTCATGGGCGATGACGCCGAGTACGTGACCGGACAAACCTTGTTCGTCGACGGTGGTTCTAGCCTCGCAAGTTCTGCTTTGTTCTAGCCATCGCATAATTTATTAATCCGGCTAAGCCCCGGCATTACCTTTAACGGTCTTGCTGCCGCGTCGGGTACTGACGATTGTCAGGCCGGTAAAAATCAGCGCGACCGCGAGCCAGAAATGCTGAGGATGGGTCTCGCCGAACACTATCCAGCCCCAGCCGATACCGGTAATTCCGATGATGTAAGTGCTGAAACTGTAAAACACGGCACCGGCAAGTTCGACAATTTTGAAAAACAGCGAATACGCCACCGCGGCGATGACGCCATGGCTTAGGATCAGCGCCTCGACCAGTCCGGGGCTGCTCCACAACAGGAAAAAATCGCCATTCAATACGGTGACCGGCAGCAAAAACAAAAAAGCGACCAGGTGCGCGCCCCCGGCCAGTAAAAATACGTGGTAACCGGTTATCGGATTACGCGATACAAATACGCCCATACAGGCATAACCCAGCGGACACAGCATGCCGATGATCACCCACCAGTCAATCGTAATTTTGCCGACAATCTGCGGCATGGCAATGATCAACGCACCACCCAGACCCAGCCCGATGCCGACGACGCGCAGCGAATTGATCTGCTCCATGCGCAGCATCACTACCAGCGAGTAGGTTACGATTGGCACCAGCGTCAGCAGTACCGCCATGGTACCGGCGGGAACGGTTTGTACGACGTAAAAAAAGATGACGTTGGGAATCGCGACACCGATCAGGGCACAGATAGTATAATAACGGCGATACCGAAGCAGCGGCGGCAGCTGCCCGCTTCTGGCATAACCCATGGCGATCAGCAAGGTAGCCGCGATCAACGACTGCCACATCGAATAAGCGAGCGGCGGGATATCGTTGATAGCAACATATTTCGAAATACTGGTGGCACCGCCACGCAGCGTGCCCAGCGTCAGCAGTAAAATCAGTGCCAGTGGAAAATATTGCCTCAGTGGATTGCTCCGCTTAGTGGTTTGGGCTGGCAGCTGGCTAACCGGTTACTGCCTGGGCCTGAGCAGCCGATGGCATACCCTGAAATGCTAATGATTCAGCACCGAAAAATCGCGTACCAGTTCTGCAAATGAGCCGACATCGAGTTTACGCATGATATTCGCCCGGTGTCGTTCGACAGTTTTCGGGCTGACGTTAAGCGCACGCGCAACTTCCTTGTTGGAATTTCCGGCCACGAGTAACCGCAACACATCTCGCTCGCGTTCTGTAAGTGAATGGTAGGCTTTTGTTATCGACTCGGTGCGTACCCGCTCGGCGCGATTGCTGCTGTCAAGCTCGAGTGCGTGATTGATCTTCTGTATCAGCAAATTATCGTTGCAGGGCTTTTCGATAAAATCGATCGCGCCAAGTTTAAGCGCGCGCACCGCTGCCGGCACGTCGCCGTGGCCGGTGACGACAATAACCGGTTCGTTGATAGGCTTTTCGGCGATCAACTCCAGCGCTTCCAGACCGCTGATGCCGGGCATGCGCAAATCGAGTATCAGGCAGCCGGGCCCCTGGTCTTTATATTCTTCGAAAAACTGCGACGCCGATGCGTAGCAGCAGGCCTGCAATCCGATCGACTCAACCAGGTACCTTACCGACTGGCAAACGTCTTGCTCGTCGTCAACGATGTGGACCGTTGCTGTTCCGCTTTCAGTCATGGTCACAATTCGCGAGCGGCAGGCGAAAACACAGGCAGGCGCCTGGCGCGTCATCCGCTTCATACCAGAGTCGGCTGCCGTGCGCTTCGATGATGGTTCGGCAGATCGACAACCCCATCCCCAGCCCCTCGGACTTTGTCGTCACATAAGGCTCGAACAGTGTCTGGATGACACTGCCATCGATCCCCGGGCCATTGTCACGCACTTTTACGGTCAGGAATTCGCCATCCGAGTTTTCACATTCGATACCAATACGGCATTCCTCCGAGTCCGACTGCTGCAACGATTCGATACTGTTGCTGATCAAATTGAACAATACCTGCTTGATTTCAATTTTATTGACCTCGACCTCGGTTTCCTCTGGCCCGAGACTCTTGTCCAGGTATATACCATTGCGTTCGAGCCTGTCGCGCAGCATTTCGTGCACGTCTTCAATCATGCTGTCGAAACTTTCTACCCTGACTTCCGGCTTGCCAAGCCGCACAAAATCGGTCACATGGTTGATAATATCCTTCGCGCGTTGCCCTGCCTTGTTGATATTAGTCAGCGCCTCGCGGGCGCTATCGATGTTGACCGGCGACTCGTCGAGCCTGCGCAATAAACCGTTGGCGTAGTTAACCACCACCGCCAGCGGCTGGCTCAGTTCGTGTGCCAGCGCGGAAGCCATTTCGCCCATGGACGCGCGGCGCAACACCTGCGCAAGTTCGGCTTCCTGGCGCCGGTGCCGCTTCTCGGCCTGTTTACGCTCGGTTATATCGGTACGAATACCGACCACGCCCTTGCCGCGTGTTGGACGATCGGTCGACAGGATCCAGCGTCCGTCCGACAATTCCACCTCGACCGAACCACTCTCGCTGGGAAACTTTTTCAGCCGCTCGGCAACCCACTGCTCCGGGTCATGCTGGGCCCCCTTGACTTCACCGGAAATCGCGCTTTGACGCAGCAATTCTTCGAAAGACACACCTTTAACGAAATGCGAGGCGGTTTTTGGAAACAGTTCTTTCAGTTTCTCGTTGAATTCAACCAGTTCCCCGTTCTCATCGAACAGCATGAAACCCTCGGACATGGATTCCAGCGCGGCGGCCAGCATCTGCCGGTTGCGCTCGAGCAGCTGCTCGGCGATTTTGGTTGCTGTAATATCCTGGGTTGCGACCATGATTTGTACGACGCGCTGCTGCGCTTCGCTCCAGATGGGCCGACCGTAGGCCCTTAGCCAGCGCGTATCACCGTTATCATCGATGACGCGAAACTCATCTATCGAGCTCTGGTTTTGCAGTAACCTCTCAATTCGGCTATCCAGCACCTGTGCGTCATCGGGATGTATTATCGGGCGCCACAGCCGGTGATGGCCATCGGCCGTATAGGTCGGTGAAAACTCCTCGCTGAGACGCCCGGTTTGCCAGACGGTCTTCATCGAGCCATCGGCATCGATCTGATAGACATAAATCAAATCTGACATCAGCTCGGAAACGATGCGGTAACGTTCCTCGCTGTTGCGGCGCGCGGTATTTTCGTTTTGCAGCTCTCGATTGCGCTGCTCGAGCTCGAGCGTAGCCGCGCGCACCTTGCGATCCAGTAATTCGTTAGCCTGTTTGAGCGCCACCTCTGCCTGGTGGCGCTGCGATACATCACGCACCAGGAAAAAATAGCCATTGACGCCGGCTTCGCCGCGATCGGGGATATAGTTCAAATGAACCATCCGCGTGACACCGTCGGGATAACTGATTTCACGTTCTTCATTGATTTCATCGCCGGACAGCACCCGTTGCAACAGGGTTTCCACCGTTTGATAATGCTCGTCGGAAAACAGTGTCTTCAACTGCATTCCCACGAGTTCGGATCTGGAACGCTGATACCAGGTTTCAATCAACTTGTTCGCGTAAACAATTTTCAGTTCCAGATCAACATAGCCGACCAGTCCCGGCAGCGAATCCATGATCTGTACCAGTTGATCCCTGGTTCGTCTTAACTGACGCAATTCCTCCTGCTCAGGACCGAATTGGTACTGAAACTTGTCATCGAGCGAGCTGGCTTCAACAGTCATTTTTAATAGCGGCGAAATTGCGAATGCGTTTTAATACTGTTATCTGAAATGAACAATTTACATCAATGACGGAAGAACACCAAACATCGTTATCCCCCGCAGAGGGAGATGTCGAGCCACAGTCTCACCGCTTGCCAGCCATCCCGGGTTCAGGTACCGCACAACCACTGCCAGACCCGTTGCAATTCACTGTCTTGCTTGGCCAACTGGCCGCGGTCGACGCGGAGTCATGAATAGCCCGGATGCTTTCATGTCGCTCACCGTCTTGAGCGAAAAACTGCGCCACGCGGAACTCAGCAGTCAGCGTGTCACGCAGGCGCTATTGCAACGTATCGACGCACACAACCCGGGGATCAATTGTTATTTGAAGGTGTTTGAGTCAACTGCGCTCGAGCGTGCACTGCTGCTAGACCAGGAACTGCAGGACAATAAATGGCGTGGCCCGCTGCACGGCGTGCCGATCGCGGTAAAAGATATTTTCGACTTCCCAGGCCACATTGCCAGTGGTGGCAGTAAGCTACCCCGGGATGGAAGCGATGCGCAGGCTACCCTGATAGAAAAGCTTGAAACCGCCGGTGCCGTTATTGTAGGGGTGCTGAATCTCGATGAGCTGGCAGCCGGCGGCAGCGGCGACAATGCGTTTTACGGCCGCTGTAAAAATCCGTGGAATCTTGCCCACAACACGGGGGGTTCTTCCGGAGGTAGCGCGGCAGCCGTAGCCGCGGGGCTCGCCTATGCCGCCATCGGTTCCGACGCGGGGGGTTCGATACGGATTCCAGCCGCATTTTGTGGCACGGTAGGTTTGAAGCCCAGCTATGGGCGCGTAAGCCGTTTTGGTGCGCTGGCGCGTACCTGGTCAATGGACTGTATCGGTCCGATAACTCGCAGCTCGCGGGACGCGGCCATCGTTTTTAACGCGATCCTGGGTCGCGATCCGCTCGACGCGACTTCGGTAAGCAGCGCAACGGTGTCGTGCGACAGGCCGTCGAACACGGATGCCCGATTACCAAAAATTGGCATCCTGGACGTCCGTACCGAATTCCCCACCATGCAAGCCGATCCGAAATTCGATAATGCAATGGCGCTACTTGAACAGGCAGGTTACCCGATGCAGCCAGTACAGATTCCCGATCTGACCCGCTACACCGAATTGCAACAGGTTGTTGTCAAGAGCGAAGGCGCCGCCATGCATGGTCGCGCACTACGTGAAAATGATCCGCGTATGTCGCACGCGGTGCGCAGCGTCATCGAAGGGGGCCTTAAAATTCCAGCGGTTCGTTATATCGAGGCCCTGTCGACAAGGTCCGCGCTGCTGCAATCCTTCACCACCAATGTATTGGCCGAAGTCGACCTTCTGGCGATGCCGGTTTCGGTGCCGACCGCACCACTGTTCCAATCCCAGACCGACCTGCAGGCCGCGGCGATCGATGAAGAATTTTCGCGCATGGCGACGATGACGAGATTTGCCAATTATCTCGGGATACCCGCGATATCGGTGCCTGCCGGCATTGATGCCGAGGGCCTGCCAACCGCGATACAACTGGTCGGGCGCCCTTTCGAAGAATCTCTATTGTTACAGGCCGCTGACCATTACGAATCCCTGCGTGGCACCATACGCTATCCCGGTGAATCCAGCCCGGGTTAAATTCGATCCGGCTTTCGATTAACGCTTAACCGGCTGAATTGACCGCGTTGCGGTGTACATTTTTCTCAAGCATCAGGCAGGCCGTCTGCGCCGCGTTATAGCGACATTCTGCCATCGAGTGATTCGAGTAGAACGCATTATGCGGAGTTATCAGTAAACGTCCCTGTAACCATTCGGCATGCTCACGCCACGCAATAATCAACGGATGTTCGGCTGGCGGTTCCGAGGGTAAAACATCCAGCCCCGCTGCTGCGATTTGCCCCGAGCGCAGAGCCGACTCGATGACATCGAGATTATCAATCAACCCGCCACGCGCGGTGTTAATGAATATGAGCCCGGGTCTGGCGAGCGCAAACATCGCCTCATTCATCATGCCGCGGGTCTCGTCGGTCAACGGGCAGTGCAGCGACAATATGTCAACTCGCTCGACGAGTTCCGCCAACGAGTCGGCGCGCTCAACCTGGAGTGCACGGAACATGCCGTTGCTGAGATAAGGATCGTAGGCAAGGATCCTGTACCCGAACGGTTTCAGGCGCAGGCCCAGACTGGTGCCGATACGCCCGAGTCCGACAATTCCGACGCAGGCGTTTTTCGAATGCAGGGTTGGCGCGAGATGATTCTCCTGCCAGCTATCGGTGTAACCGCGCGCTTTTGTATCGTGTTCCGGGATACGG harbors:
- a CDS encoding SDR family oxidoreductase encodes the protein MNDDSKPVTLITGASKGIGRACADLLAARNHHVVGLARHQPEDFPGDFHCVDLGDRQALDAMLENLCQQYAFGGLVNNAGIVGPELIENIDLDIVDAVFQVNLGAAMQCVKFCLPAMKQQHRGRIVNISSELALGLPTRTAYGGSKAALISMTRTWALELARDAITVNAVAPGPVDTEFFRSNNPEGSSERERKLQRIPLGRFATAEDIARSVAFFMGDDAEYVTGQTLFVDGGSSLASSALF
- a CDS encoding DMT family transporter, which produces MLTLGTLRGGATSISKYVAINDIPPLAYSMWQSLIAATLLIAMGYARSGQLPPLLRYRRYYTICALIGVAIPNVIFFYVVQTVPAGTMAVLLTLVPIVTYSLVVMLRMEQINSLRVVGIGLGLGGALIIAMPQIVGKITIDWWVIIGMLCPLGYACMGVFVSRNPITGYHVFLLAGGAHLVAFLFLLPVTVLNGDFFLLWSSPGLVEALILSHGVIAAVAYSLFFKIVELAGAVFYSFSTYIIGITGIGWGWIVFGETHPQHFWLAVALIFTGLTIVSTRRGSKTVKGNAGA
- a CDS encoding response regulator, giving the protein MTESGTATVHIVDDEQDVCQSVRYLVESIGLQACCYASASQFFEEYKDQGPGCLILDLRMPGISGLEALELIAEKPINEPVIVVTGHGDVPAAVRALKLGAIDFIEKPCNDNLLIQKINHALELDSSNRAERVRTESITKAYHSLTERERDVLRLLVAGNSNKEVARALNVSPKTVERHRANIMRKLDVGSFAELVRDFSVLNH
- a CDS encoding PAS domain S-box protein, whose protein sequence is MTVEASSLDDKFQYQFGPEQEELRQLRRTRDQLVQIMDSLPGLVGYVDLELKIVYANKLIETWYQRSRSELVGMQLKTLFSDEHYQTVETLLQRVLSGDEINEEREISYPDGVTRMVHLNYIPDRGEAGVNGYFFLVRDVSQRHQAEVALKQANELLDRKVRAATLELEQRNRELQNENTARRNSEERYRIVSELMSDLIYVYQIDADGSMKTVWQTGRLSEEFSPTYTADGHHRLWRPIIHPDDAQVLDSRIERLLQNQSSIDEFRVIDDNGDTRWLRAYGRPIWSEAQQRVVQIMVATQDITATKIAEQLLERNRQMLAAALESMSEGFMLFDENGELVEFNEKLKELFPKTASHFVKGVSFEELLRQSAISGEVKGAQHDPEQWVAERLKKFPSESGSVEVELSDGRWILSTDRPTRGKGVVGIRTDITERKQAEKRHRRQEAELAQVLRRASMGEMASALAHELSQPLAVVVNYANGLLRRLDESPVNIDSAREALTNINKAGQRAKDIINHVTDFVRLGKPEVRVESFDSMIEDVHEMLRDRLERNGIYLDKSLGPEETEVEVNKIEIKQVLFNLISNSIESLQQSDSEECRIGIECENSDGEFLTVKVRDNGPGIDGSVIQTLFEPYVTTKSEGLGMGLSICRTIIEAHGSRLWYEADDAPGACLCFRLPLANCDHD
- a CDS encoding amidase, whose translation is MNSPDAFMSLTVLSEKLRHAELSSQRVTQALLQRIDAHNPGINCYLKVFESTALERALLLDQELQDNKWRGPLHGVPIAVKDIFDFPGHIASGGSKLPRDGSDAQATLIEKLETAGAVIVGVLNLDELAAGGSGDNAFYGRCKNPWNLAHNTGGSSGGSAAAVAAGLAYAAIGSDAGGSIRIPAAFCGTVGLKPSYGRVSRFGALARTWSMDCIGPITRSSRDAAIVFNAILGRDPLDATSVSSATVSCDRPSNTDARLPKIGILDVRTEFPTMQADPKFDNAMALLEQAGYPMQPVQIPDLTRYTELQQVVVKSEGAAMHGRALRENDPRMSHAVRSVIEGGLKIPAVRYIEALSTRSALLQSFTTNVLAEVDLLAMPVSVPTAPLFQSQTDLQAAAIDEEFSRMATMTRFANYLGIPAISVPAGIDAEGLPTAIQLVGRPFEESLLLQAADHYESLRGTIRYPGESSPG
- a CDS encoding C-terminal binding protein — translated: MAQTRWTIGVTHLIKPPFDPELAAFSKHAEIIHFDTRDELAFDPSQLKRLDAMLVWTPSITETTIRHLDRCKILVRYGVGYDKIDIATLERRGIVFSNNPEYGPEDVADTAMAMLLSLQRRIPEHDTKARGYTDSWQENHLAPTLHSKNACVGIVGLGRIGTSLGLRLKPFGYRILAYDPYLSNGMFRALQVERADSLAELVERVDILSLHCPLTDETRGMMNEAMFALARPGLIFINTARGGLIDNLDVIESALRSGQIAAAGLDVLPSEPPAEHPLIIAWREHAEWLQGRLLITPHNAFYSNHSMAECRYNAAQTACLMLEKNVHRNAVNSAG